A region from the Bos indicus isolate NIAB-ARS_2022 breed Sahiwal x Tharparkar chromosome 14, NIAB-ARS_B.indTharparkar_mat_pri_1.0, whole genome shotgun sequence genome encodes:
- the SLC39A4 gene encoding zinc transporter ZIP4, which translates to MALLGRPGLGPLLAVLAALAASGTTTRPVHLLTLLSSGQGALDRVALGGLLNTLAARVHCADGPCGKCLSVDDALALGRPEQPGAPSGQVLEPRHIARLSAAAALYLSDPAGTCAEVRAGRWAARADQLLVLLESSQALSVALTRLLQQIQARAAGQPASQQACVDPPQLLGEAAGVGAPSSPGPVLAALLDHVWSGACFHALPTPQYFVDFVFRQHSSENPNITLDELAALMERLGLGGATEPHDSHSDDSPLGKGQGPVPLAAPNSSASTWDTLCLSAQDIMAVYGMSEQAGVTPDDWARLSPALLQQQLSGACSPQPTLPTQDQLSQAERYLYGSLATLLICLCSLLGLLLLSCASCSTTSHYIIQAFLSMAVGALTGDALLHLMPKVLGLHTHDGEDHGFQPTWHLLAVLGGLYAFFLFERLFNLLLPLDPEDPKDGACSHGHSHGGHSHGVSLQLAPSDFRQPKQLHEGSRADLVAEESPELLSPEPRRLSPGLRLLPYVITLGDAVHNFADGLAVGAAFLSSWKTGLATSLAVFCHEVPHELGDFAALLHAGLSVRRALLLNVASALTAFIGLYVALAAGVGEDGETWILAVAAGLFLYVALCDMLPAMLNVRDRRPWLLFLLHNVGLLGGWTVLLLLSLYEDNIAF; encoded by the exons ATGGCGCTGCTGGGCCGGCCCGGACTGGGGCCGCTGCTGGCTGTGCTGGCCGCGCTGGCGGCGTCAGGGACGACGACCCGTCCTGTTCATCTGCTGACCCTGCTGTCTTCGGGCCAGGGCGCTCTGGACCGCGTGGCGCTGGGCGGCCTGTTAAATACACTGGCGGCCCGTGTGCACTGTGCCGACGGGCCGTGTGGAAAG TGCCTGTCTGTGGATGACGCCCTGGCTCTGGGCAGACCTGAGCAGCCCGGGGCCCCCTCGGGCCAGGTCCTGGAGCCCAGGCACATCGCCCGCCTCAGTGCCGCCGCCGCCCTCTACCTCAGCGACCCAGCGGGCACCTGCGCCGAGGTCCGGGCTGGCCGCTGGGCTGCCCGGGCCGACCAGCTCCTGGTCCTGCTCGAGAGCTCTCAGGCCCTGAGCGTGGCCCTGACCAGGCTGCTGCAGCAGATCCAAGCCCGCGCCGCTGGCCAGCCCGCTTCTCAGCAG GCCTGTGTGGACCCGCCTCAGCTGCTGGGGGAGGCGGCAGGAGTCGGGGCTCCCAGCAGCCCTGGCCCCGTGCTGGCTGCCCTGCTGGACCACGTCTGGAGCGGCGCCTGCTTCCACGCCCTGCCGACCCCCCAGTACTTCGTAGACTTTGTGTTCCGGCAGCACAGCAGCGAGAACCCCAACATCACACTGGACG AGCTGGCAGCCTTGATGGAGCGCCTGGGGCTGGGCGGAGCGACGGAGCCCCACGACAGCCACAGTGACGACAGTCCTCTGGGAAAGGGCCAGGGCCCCGTGCCCCTTGCCGCCCCCAACAGCAGCGCCAGCACGTGGGACACG ctgtgcCTGAGTGCTCAAGACATCATGGCTGTGTACGGAATGTCTGAGCAGGCCGGGGTGACGCCGGACGACTGGGCCCGACTGAGCCCCGCTCTGCTCCAGCAGCAACTGAGCGGGGCCTGCAGCCCTCAGCCCACGCTCCCCACCCAGGATCAGCTCAGCCAGGCTGAGA GGTACCTGTACGGCTCCCTGGCCACGCTGCTGATCTGCCTGTGCTCCCTCCTCGGGCTCCTGCTCCTCAGCTGTGCCAGCTGCAGCACCACCTCCCACTACATCATCCAGGCCTTCCTGAGCATGGCTGTGGGCGCGCTCACTGGCGACGCCCTCCTGCACTTGATGCCTAAG GTGCTGGGGCTGCACACCCATGACGGGGAGGACCATGGCTTCCAGCCCACCTGGCACCTCCTAGCTGTGCTCGGCGGGCTCTATGCCTTCTTCCTTTTCGAGAGACTCTTCAACCTCTTGCTGCCCCTGGACCCCGAG GACCCAAAGGATGGGGCCTGCAGCCATGGCCACAGTCACGGCGGCCATAGCCATGGCGTGTCCCTGCAGCTGGCGCCCAGCGACTTCCGGCAGCCCAAGCAGCTCCATGAGGGCTCTCGCGCAGATCTG GTGGCGGAGGAGAGCCCCGAGCTGCTGAGCCCGGAGCCCCGGAGACTGAGCccag GGCTGAGACTGCTGCCCTACGTGATCACTTTGGGCGACGCCGTGCACAACTTCGCCGACGGGTTGGCCGTGGGCGCCGCCTTTCTGTCCTCCTGGAAGACGGGGCTGGCCACCTCGCTGGCCGTGTTCTGCCACGAGGTGCCGCACGAGCTGG GGGATTTCGCGGCCTTGCTGCACGCGGGGCTGTCGGTGCGCCGCGCGCTGCTCCTGAACGTGGCCTCGGCGCTCACGGCCTTCATCGGCCTCTACGTTGCGCTCGCGGCCGGCGTAGGCGAAGACGGCGAGACCTGGATCCTGGCGGTGGCCGCCGGCCTCTTCCTCTACGTGGCGCTCTGCGACATG CTCCCGGCCATGCTGAACGTCCGCGACCGGCGGCCCTGGCTCCTCTTCCTGCTCCACAACGTTGGCCTGCTGGGCGGCTGGAccgtcctgctgctgctgtcgctgtATGAGGATAACATCGCCTTCTGA